The following DNA comes from Acidobacteriota bacterium.
AGGCATCCTCCGGCGTCTCGGCCAGCCCGTCGCGAAAGATCGCCGCCGCCTCGTCGAAGCGGCGGGCGTCCATGGCCCGCATCCCCCGGATCTCGTACGCGAGAGCGCTCCGCAACAGGCCGTTGTACACGTCCATCAACGGATCGGGCGGGGCCGGTACGCCTTCGCCCCGCCGCGCCAGATGCGCCCGTGCCGCGTCCAGATCGCCCAGCGCCCGATGGGCCATGCCCAGGTTATAGTGCAGGCTGGCGGCGGACGGGGCGATCGCCAGCGCACGTTCGAGGAGACCCACCGCCCGCCCCGCATCGCGCGCCGCCAGGGCCGCGCGCCCGGCGCCGGCCAGGGCGGCGGCAGAGGCCGGATCGACGGCCAGCGCCCGCTCGAACGCGGCGGCCGCGGCGGCCGGACGCCCGCGGTCGAGTTCCATGCGCCCGAGCCAGACCAGGGCCGCGAGGCTGGTCGGCTCCCGTGCCAGGGCGCGCGCGTAGAAGGATGCCGCGCGCTCGCGATCGCCCCGCTGGCGATACAGATGGGCGAGATAGTAGGGCCAGCGCATCGCGGCGGGCGCCAGACCGTGCGCGTTCCGCAGGGCGACCTCGGCGCGCCCCCGATAGTCGGCGGCCATCAGGACGAGGCCGAGCTCGCCGTAGGCGTTTCCCAGCGCCACCGGCAACGCCCCGGCGCCCTCGCCCGCACCGGCCACCGCGGCAAACCGCTCGAGCAACTGCGCCTGCACCGGCGGGGCCAGCCGCGAGAGGTCGGGCCGATCCACCGGCTGCGGCGCGGACCAGTCGAACTCGCCCGGGCCCGACAACGCCGGACCCTCGGAACCGGACGATCCGGCTCCGCCGCAGGCCGCCGCCAGAACGCCGGCCGCCAGAAGCCAACCGATCGACGGAGGCCGCCGCCTCCCCCACCACGACCGCCACGGCCCCGTGCTCATTGCGGTTCCCCCTCGCCCTGCGGCAGCGTGCTGTAGCGCCCGACCGGCACCTCCGACCACGCCTCCGACCGCCCGTCCGGCCAGGTGAC
Coding sequences within:
- a CDS encoding tetratricopeptide repeat protein; its protein translation is MSTGPWRSWWGRRRPPSIGWLLAAGVLAAACGGAGSSGSEGPALSGPGEFDWSAPQPVDRPDLSRLAPPVQAQLLERFAAVAGAGEGAGALPVALGNAYGELGLVLMAADYRGRAEVALRNAHGLAPAAMRWPYYLAHLYRQRGDRERAASFYARALAREPTSLAALVWLGRMELDRGRPAAAAAAFERALAVDPASAAALAGAGRAALAARDAGRAVGLLERALAIAPSAASLHYNLGMAHRALGDLDAARAHLARRGEGVPAPPDPLMDVYNGLLRSALAYEIRGMRAMDARRFDEAAAIFRDGLAETPEDASLRHRLGTALMMAGDAAGAVEQFEATLRVAPDFEKAHFGIGVILGMNGRHAEAIARYAAAVELRPNYLEARLGLAEALRLTGRLEESAAEFAEAIRIDPAFAEAWMVRAVILVQLGRTREAGDWLREALLVHPGHPDLAALLAQVEAG